In a single window of the Portunus trituberculatus isolate SZX2019 chromosome 1, ASM1759143v1, whole genome shotgun sequence genome:
- the LOC123503453 gene encoding LOW QUALITY PROTEIN: galactoside 2-alpha-L-fucosyltransferase SEC1-like (The sequence of the model RefSeq protein was modified relative to this genomic sequence to represent the inferred CDS: inserted 1 base in 1 codon), which produces MAIYQQKRVLALVLGFLFLAYVFLPNHSDRQRWVPKKMSENEVLHLPRAILEQFLEMYRNPSIIATTSKKQEQAGPHPKPLEDPLQYPLETNCYPYFSELHVQPVPQHDCDKPYVTLRKGGRLGNKMCQYTSLYLLRHLFGIRLTILKQVFVFDEMYTILDKIFKNIFIPVKKPACFVGKTKSIPYLGMYDKLYRTAARVWNNTSSNLITEPLLNTSYHINDNPAPRDLFLEHRKLIRSLFKFRDEVXENAIRNINNALKSFNATYHQRNFPIVTVHVRRTDYEKHLNSRMNLTQLDKLYYTNAFEFYKKRLKRPLFLVVSDDPKWCRKMLQAKDVLVIASKLREEDMAAMSLGDHHIISYGTFSFMGALLGNGNITHPLTTNPRYRFVKCIKSPVFYNVDRGDNQIYHE; this is translated from the exons ATGGCCATATATCAGCAGAAAAGAGTCCTCGCATTGGTGTTAGGATTTCTCTTCCTTGCCTATGTTTTCCTCCCCAACcactcagacagacagcgaTGGGTTCCCAAAAAGATGTCCGAGAACGAAGTCCTCCACCTACCAAGGGCGATACTAGAACAATTTCTGGAGATGTATAGAAACCCTTCAATAATTGCAACAACTTCCAAGAAACAAGAACAGGCTGGTCCTCACCCTAAACCGCTAGAGGATCCACTCCAGTACCCTTTAGAGACTAATTGTTATCCTTATTTTAGTGAGCTGCATGTTCAGCCTGTTCCACAGCACG ATTGTGACAAACCTTACGTCACTCTCAGAAAGGGAGGGCGCCTGGGTAACAAGATGTGTCAGTACACCAGCCTTTACCTTCTGCGTCACCTGTTTGGAATCCGG CTGACGATCCTCAAACAGGTGTTCGTATTCGATGAAATGTACACAATCCTTGACAAAATCTTCAAGAACATCTTCATACCGGTCAAGAAACCAGCCTGCTTTGTAGGGAAAACTAAAAGCATCCCCTATTTGGGAATGTATGACAAGTTGTACAGGACTGCAGCTCGAGTTTGGAACAACACCTCCTCCAATCTAATCACTGAGCCTCTGCTGAACACTTCCTACCACATCAACGACAACCCTGCACCACGAGACCTCTTCCTGGAGCACCGAAAACTGATTCGGTCCCTGTTTAAGTTCCGAGATGAAG CTGAAAATGCCATACGAAATATCAACAACGCTCTTAAGAGTTTCAATGCAACGTATCACCAAAGGAACTTCCCAATTGTCACTGTTCATGTCAGACGGACGGACTACGAGAAGCACTTGAATAGCCGGATGAATCTAACCCAGCTGGACAAACTCTACTACACCAACGCCTTTGAATTCTACAAGAAACG GTTGAAGCGCCCTCTGTTTCTGGTGGTAAGTGACGACCCAAAATGGTGCAGAAAAATGCTACAGGCAAAGGATGTGCTAGTCATTG CTTCAAAGCTTCGAGAAGAAGATATGGCGGCGATGAGCTTAGGAGATCATCATATTATAAGCTACGGGACCTTCAGCTTCATGGGAGCCTTGCTGGGGAATGGCAACATAACACACCCGCTCACCACCAACCCTCGCTATCGTTTTGTGAAGTGTATCAAGTCCCCAGTCTTTTACAATGTTGATAGGGGTGACAATCAGATATATCATGAATGA
- the LOC123503641 gene encoding galactoside alpha-(1,2)-fucosyltransferase 1-like: protein MGVFQQKRTITRMLGFLCLFNALVIIGLSYRQQWVPLKEANNTVLKLPRAALENLLKIYRNAVASKTKQHAVPRLTPIEKPKTYPSKSGCFPYFSKLGVQAVAENDCNKPYVTMNKSGRLGNKMCQYASLYLLRHLFGVRVAIFDEMHTTLDKIFKNIDIPVKKPDCFVGDARGTTYTSLYDKLYRAEATAQNTITSNIIIESLLDTPYHIYNFPAPRDLLLEHRNLIHSLFNFRDEVKQNAIRNIDNVLRSFNATYHHRDFPIVTVHVRRTDYERHLKNRFNLTQLDKLYFINAFEFYKKRLERPLFLVVSDDPEWCREKLQAKDVLVIASEIPEEDMAVMSLGDHHIISYGTFSFMGALLGNGNITHPLTKNPRYSFVKCIKSPVFYNVDRGDNQEYHE from the exons ATGGGTGTATTTCAGCAGAAGAGAACCATCACACGGATGTTAGGATTTCTCTGCCTTTTCAATGCCCTTGTTATCATCGGACTCTCATACAGACAGCAATGGGTTCCCTTAAAGGAAGCTAACAACACAGTCCTCAAGCTACCAAGGGCGGCACTAGAAAATCTCCTCAAGATCTATAGAAACGCAGTAGCCTCCAAAACAAAGCAGCATGCTGTACCTCGCCTTACGCCGATTGAAAAACCCAAGACATACCCTTCAAAGTCTGGTTGTTTCCCATATTTTAGTAAGCTGGGAGTACAGGCTGTTGCAGAAAACG ACTGCAACAAGCCTTACGTCACAATGAACAAGTCGGGGCGTCTGGGCAACAAGATGTGTCAGTACGCCAGCCTCTACCTCCTGCGTCACCTGTTTGGAGTCCGG GTGGCTATCTTCGATGAAATGCACACAACCCTTGACAAAATCTTCAAGAACATAGACATACCAGTCAAGAAACCAGACTGTTTTGTGGGGGATGCTAGGGGCACCACCTACACGAGCCTGTATGATAAGCTGTACAGGGCTGAGGCAACGGCCCagaacaccatcacctccaATATCATCATTGAATCTTTGCTGGACACTCCTTACCACATCTACAACTTCCCCGCACCACGAGACCTCTTACTGGAGCATCGAAACCTGATTCACTCCCTGTTCAATTTCCGAGACGAGGTGAAACAGAATGCCATACGGAATATTGACAATGTTCTTAGAAGCTTCAATGCAACGTATCACCACAGGGACTTCCCAATTGTCACTGTTCATGTCAGACGGACGGATTATGAGAGGCATTTGAAGAACCGGTTCAATCTGACCCAGTTGGATAAACTCTATTTCATTAATGCCTTTGAGTTCTACAAGAAACG GTTGGAACGCCCTCTATTTCTGGTGGTAAGTGACGACCCAGAATGGTGCAGAGAAAAGCTACAGGCAAAGGATGTGCTAGTCATTG CCTCGGAGATCCCAGAAGAAGACATGGCGGTGATGAGCTTAGGAGATCATCATATCATAAGCTACGGGACCTTCAGCTTCATGGGAGCCTTGCTGGGGAATGGCAACATAACACACCCGCTTACCAAGAACCCTCGCTACAGCTTCGTGAAGTGTATCAAGTCCCCAGTCTTTTACAATGTTGATAGGGGCGACAATCAGGAATATCATGAATGA